One genomic region from Halomicrobium zhouii encodes:
- a CDS encoding DICT sensory domain-containing protein, with the protein MGLADIIADVDSGEKTLTIRNRDEPEPIVRMLRRMVDAPDVRIREDVPAAGSPGNLVILEGDGEGTTQLAISSIADVGNSVLMVNSDLYITGTRSIDEVDTPDVLAGLDETTFTVSGKQKMLLIEISRHVEALAYRSGGSTLHTGFQHLSRIEDERGTRSVYERLVDADVSVHVYGTPDDSPAIPDDISVHADDSEEIRTSWFVVNTDCPDEFKGALLATEVGPNEWTGLWTFDPAVVDRVSAYLDETYGA; encoded by the coding sequence ATGGGACTCGCCGACATCATCGCGGACGTCGACTCCGGTGAGAAGACGCTCACGATACGGAACCGCGACGAACCGGAGCCGATCGTGCGGATGCTCAGGCGGATGGTCGACGCGCCGGACGTGCGGATCCGGGAGGACGTGCCCGCAGCGGGAAGCCCCGGAAACCTCGTCATTCTCGAAGGAGACGGGGAGGGGACGACGCAACTCGCCATCTCTTCGATCGCCGACGTGGGAAACAGCGTCCTGATGGTGAACTCGGACCTCTATATCACCGGCACCAGATCGATCGACGAGGTCGACACGCCAGACGTGCTCGCGGGGCTGGACGAGACGACGTTCACGGTTTCGGGCAAGCAGAAGATGCTGCTGATCGAGATCTCGCGCCACGTCGAGGCCCTGGCCTACCGGTCCGGCGGGAGCACGTTACACACCGGCTTTCAGCACCTCTCTCGCATCGAGGACGAACGCGGGACGAGATCGGTGTACGAGCGGCTCGTCGACGCCGACGTCTCTGTCCACGTGTACGGGACGCCGGACGACTCACCGGCTATTCCCGACGACATCTCCGTCCACGCGGACGATAGCGAGGAGATCCGTACCTCGTGGTTCGTCGTCAACACCGACTGCCCCGACGAGTTCAAGGGCGCCCTGCTCGCGACGGAGGTCGGACCGAACGAGTGGACCGGCCTCTGGACGTTCGACCCCGCCGTCGTCGACCGCGTGTCGGCGTATCTGGACGAGACCTACGGCGCATGA
- the gatB gene encoding Asp-tRNA(Asn)/Glu-tRNA(Gln) amidotransferase subunit GatB produces MTAQATESRELATVIGLEVHVQLETETKIFCGCSTDVGDDEPNTHTCPVCLGLPGALPVVNEAAVESAVKVGKAIDADVPEETTFHRKNYYYPDLPKNFQITQYDAPICQDGTLEFSHEGERRAVDIRRAHLEEDPGSIKHVRDGSGPLESRTTGIDRADYTLIDYNRAGTPLMEIVTQPDFRAPGEVRAFLEKLEEVLEYLGVFDATRDGSLRIDANLSLVDADDVGDDGDIDESVLEDANRTEVKNISSHRGAEQALAFEASRQKKLVQSGREVAQETRHFNETHGNTVGMRSKEEEKDYRYFREADLPPLRVSHWKEEIAIPELPDARRERFVSEYGLSDEAASKLTSTKQVADFFESVAERFDADLAATWVADELLGELNYRDMQITDVEDRFDEVTRLVELVAEDEITAKNAKETVLRGMLDNGEDPDSIVEAEDLGKTSGDEIQAAVEDAIDENPDAVSDFHDGDDGAINFLVGQVMQKTGGSADPGEVNGLLREELEG; encoded by the coding sequence ATGACCGCTCAGGCCACGGAGTCGCGCGAACTCGCGACCGTCATCGGGCTCGAGGTCCACGTCCAGCTCGAGACCGAGACGAAGATCTTCTGCGGCTGTTCGACCGACGTGGGCGACGACGAGCCCAACACCCACACCTGCCCGGTGTGCCTCGGCCTCCCCGGCGCGCTCCCGGTCGTCAACGAGGCGGCCGTCGAGTCGGCGGTGAAGGTCGGCAAAGCCATCGACGCCGACGTCCCCGAGGAGACCACCTTCCACCGGAAGAACTACTATTACCCCGACCTGCCGAAGAACTTCCAGATCACCCAGTACGACGCGCCAATCTGCCAGGACGGCACGCTGGAGTTCTCCCACGAGGGCGAGCGCCGCGCGGTCGACATCCGACGGGCCCACCTCGAAGAGGACCCCGGGTCGATCAAGCACGTCCGCGACGGCAGCGGCCCGCTGGAATCCCGGACGACGGGCATCGACCGGGCGGACTACACCCTCATTGACTACAACCGCGCCGGCACGCCGCTGATGGAGATCGTCACCCAGCCCGACTTCCGCGCGCCCGGTGAGGTTCGAGCGTTCCTCGAAAAGCTGGAGGAGGTCCTGGAGTACCTGGGCGTCTTCGACGCGACGCGGGACGGCAGCCTGCGCATCGACGCCAACCTCTCGCTGGTCGACGCCGACGACGTGGGCGACGACGGCGACATCGACGAGTCGGTCCTCGAAGACGCCAACCGCACCGAGGTCAAGAACATCTCCAGCCACCGGGGCGCCGAACAGGCCCTGGCCTTCGAGGCCTCCCGGCAGAAGAAGCTCGTCCAGTCCGGTCGCGAGGTCGCCCAGGAGACCCGCCACTTCAACGAGACCCACGGCAACACCGTCGGGATGCGCTCGAAGGAGGAGGAGAAGGACTACCGCTACTTCCGCGAGGCCGACCTCCCGCCGCTCCGCGTGAGCCACTGGAAGGAAGAGATCGCCATCCCGGAACTCCCCGACGCCCGCCGCGAGCGCTTCGTCTCGGAGTACGGCCTGAGCGACGAGGCGGCCTCGAAGCTCACCAGCACCAAGCAGGTCGCGGACTTCTTCGAGAGCGTCGCCGAGCGCTTCGACGCCGACCTGGCCGCGACCTGGGTCGCCGACGAACTGCTGGGCGAACTCAACTACCGCGACATGCAGATCACCGACGTCGAGGACCGCTTCGACGAGGTGACCCGCCTCGTCGAACTCGTCGCCGAGGACGAGATAACCGCCAAGAACGCCAAGGAGACCGTCCTGCGCGGGATGCTCGACAACGGCGAGGACCCGGACAGCATCGTCGAGGCCGAGGACCTGGGCAAGACGAGCGGCGACGAGATACAGGCGGCCGTCGAGGACGCTATCGACGAGAACCCCGACGCCGTGTCGGACTTCCACGACGGCGACGACGGCGCCATCAACTTCCTGGTCGGCCAGGTTATGCAGAAGACGGGCGGGAGTGCGGACCCCGGCGAAGTGAACGGGCTGTTGCGGGAGGAGCTGGAAGGGTAA
- a CDS encoding winged helix-turn-helix domain-containing protein, translating into MSKTESAVEDTVLTDVLGPHAKVKILTALLGENDRDLDATEIARLAGIDRSTFYEHLDDLLGYELIEETRRVGNSQKYAINRDNPAAEDLAQMEWDLLEYVDESE; encoded by the coding sequence ATGAGCAAAACCGAATCCGCCGTCGAAGACACCGTGCTGACGGACGTCCTCGGCCCCCACGCCAAGGTGAAGATACTGACCGCGCTGCTGGGCGAAAACGACCGGGATCTCGACGCGACCGAGATCGCCCGCCTCGCGGGTATCGACCGGAGCACGTTCTACGAACACCTCGACGACCTGCTCGGCTACGAGCTGATCGAGGAGACGCGTCGCGTGGGCAACAGCCAGAAGTACGCGATCAACCGGGACAACCCCGCCGCAGAGGACCTGGCCCAGATGGAGTGGGACCTGCTCGAGTACGTGGACGAGTCGGAGTAG